CCAACAATAAGTGCAGAAATGACAATCAGACTCAGTCGATACTTCCTAAGCCATCGAAGCATAACACCCTCCTCACTAGTGTTCGCAACCAACAATCCATTCGCCCCGGCTAGAGGGCGAATGAACGACGTATATCTTCTTTATTGGCCGATACTCGCTTTAAGTTCTTGAATGTCTGCACCAAGCTGCTTATGAACATTGTCCTCAATTTGTTGCAGAATCGTTTTTGAATCCACGTTCTCATCAATCGCCTTATGAATGCCCTCGATATAAATTGGCCACCCTTTTCCATCGAGTGGTGTATAGCGACGTACAGGGATGGCATCGTCCAACGTATCGTAAAGTTCAAAATCTAGCTGGCCACCTAGGTATGGGTTGGTATGACTCTTGTACCAGTCCAAGCTCGTAATATGCTTCCATGAAGGCTGAACTGACCTTTCGACAAAAATTTTCCAAGCATCCTCAGACGTCGTCATCCACTCATTAAATGCCCATGCCGCCTCTTTGTTTTGACTTTGCGAAGGCATGACAAACGTTGAGCCCCCTAAACCGACAGATACACCGAGTGGCATTCTTGTCGCCCGCCACTGCCCCTCTTGCTCAGGAAATTGTTTTTTTAGATCTCTGGCTGCCCAGCTTCCGTTCTGCACGGCTACTAATTTCCCTTGTTTGATCAGTTGCCTTCCTTCATCGCTCCCCAACCCAGACATTTGCGCTGCCCACCCTACTTGTGTGCCCCGTTTAACATAATCAAGAAGCTCAGCTGTTCGTTCATCATTGCGAAGCCAATTAAATTCAGAGTCAAAATAACCAACTTGGTCGCCGTAATGATTGACAGGGAGGTCTCTCCATTCAAGAATAAACTTGCCGTTGGCTGCTAGCGTCTGTGCCGCCATCATAAAATTCTCTTTGTCTTGTATGAATTCGCCCAAGGCTTCTGGTTCACTTGGAAGACCCATTTGCTCGAAAATATCTGCGCGATAATAAAACACGCCCGGTGTAACGTCCCACGGCATCCCTAGAAGTTGTTTTCCATCTAATGATTTCCAACGTTCCCATGTGTACTCAGACACTTGATCCTGATAACGCCCTGCATTATAAGGCTCTTGTAAAAAATCAACCAATAATCCACCCGTCACATAACGAGGAAATTGATTGGTCTCTACCTGCACCAGATCAGGCGCTCCTTGCCCTGCCGCAAGCGTCGTTTGCAACTTGTCGTGCAACTCTCCAAATTCGAGAATGACAACCTTTACTTTGATATTGGGATACACTTTATTAAACTCAGTAACGATGTCATCATATATATCATCCGAAAATGACCAAAACGTTACCTCACCAGCTAAAGAAGGATCCGACGTTAATTCCGTTCCTTCTCCTTCACTTTTGGTTGCTTCCCCTTCAACAGGAGCCTCTTCCGTCCCCGTATCACTTGGTTCAGATGGCGGATTGTCCTGCACATTCTGTGTCGTCAGGCTCCCCCCACCTGTACAACCAGACAAAACGAAAATAGATAACACCAAAAACAGAAAACAAAACTTCAATTTCCTCAATGCTTCTCCCCCTTAAAATCTATTCATTATCAGAATCGAAACGTTGAAAAGCCGTTTCGTGTTCTTAAACCTATTCTTGAGAGGCATTATTAATGCGAGTTAATGAAAACGTTTTCAACAATACACACTATATGACGGAGAATGAGAATGGTTCTGTGAACGTCTACGATTCTCATGACCGAAAACAACAGTCGCTTTCAAAATCGCATCCATTGTTCTTTGTGATTTAATGTAACGTTCAAATCAGCGGAGTAGTACTACGAATAGCAAATCATCCGAAAATATATTTTTCCTTCTTTTCATTCAGAAGGCTTGTATCATAGGTATGATTTTATTTTTTATTTAAGAACACGGAGAATTGAAAACAACATTGTGTTAAGCACTCTTTAATTGGATAAAAGAAGCCACAAAAAAGAGACTTGCCAATCGGCAAATCCCTGAGGATAGATAACACGATATCACTTACATTGAATGAATACGTTTGACTTTCGAGGCGCAAAGCCTTGGCAGGCGCGGAGTTGCCACTTTGGGCAATGAGCACCGGACGAGGCGAAGCAACGACGAAAGCGAGCGTTTGGCATCAGCCTAAAAATAGGGAAGGACCCAACCGCCTATAATCCCCATACAAACAACGATCCACGGTGCCCATTTCCACACAGCTACCATGACAAACAACACCGCAAACAAAAGAAAATCTTGGGTTGTCTCTACCGTGGTTTGCCAGATGGGTTGAAAAAAAGCAGCGACGAGCAAACCTACGACTGCCGCGTTCATGCCAAGCACTGCGCCTCTTAGTTTTGAATGCTGCATATGCGCCGAAAATGGAAGAGCTCCAGCAACCAGTAAAAATGCCGGTAGAAAGATTGCTGCTGTCGCCATTAATCCCCACGTCCAGCCTCCCATAACCGTTCCTAGGTACGAAGCAAACGTAAACAGAGGTCCAGGAACCGCCTGAGCAGCACCATAGCCAGCGAGAAAGGCGTCTTCACTCACCCAATTCGTTGGAACAAAAGCCTCTTCAAGCAACGGCAAAACAACATGGCCGCCACCAAATACGAGGGCACCGGAGCGATAAAAGCTATCGACCATGGCCAACCATTTCCAGTCCGTTGCTTGGCTTGCTAGAGGAAGCAAGAAAAGCAGCAGGAAAAATAACGTGAGCAAAGCTGCACCCATTTTTTTCGATACGCCCGCGCCAAACGGTTTTTGGGCTTGTTGAGTCTGGTCCGTTTTTAGAAACAGCAAACCAAAGAGGGCTGCCAAAACGATAACGATAAGCTGTGTCCAAATCGTTTGCCACAAGAGGACAACCCCGAGGGCAACGAGCAGAAGTAGCTGCCGTGAACGGTCTGGGGCAAGCGTCTTCGCCATTCCTAAAATCGCGTGCGCTACGATCGCAGCAGCCACCAGCTTCAAGCCGTGAATCCAGCCAGCGTTGGCAAGCGAAATCCCCTCATACATATATGCAAAGGCAATGAGCAAAATCACCGATGGCATCGTAAATCCTAAAAAGGCAACCAAACCTCCGAAGAGACCAGCCCTATGGATCCCAATCGCCATACCCACCTGGCTGCTCGCTGGACCTGGAAGGAATTGAGCGAGAGCAACCAAATGGGCATAAAGCGTTTCATCAAGCCACTGCTTTCGACGAACATAGCTTTCGTGAAAATACCCTAAATGAGCTGTAGGCCCACCAAACGATGTCAAGCCAAGCTTCAAGGAGACTAAAAACAATAACCAATACGATTTACATGTGATACGAGCCTCGTCTTTTCTATTTGTCATACGTTTTTGTAATCTCCGTATCTTTTTTGCTTATCTTATATGGAGGCTCGGCTGTTCACAAGTGGATTTACAAAAGCTTTATAAACACACCTTCTAAGATAAAAACCTTCCCCTGCCGTAAGAGAAACAAAAAAAGGCTGCCGAAGCAACCCTTTACTATCATTTGAATTTATCAAATTAAAGTAGCACTATGTTCCTTTTTAACATTACTGTCAATCATCGTTAATTCTAGTCCTAAGGCAGAAGCTAATTTTAAAAGTGTTTTCAGTTGTGGAATATCTTTACCAGTTTCTATTCTTGAGATTGTTTTTTGTGGGATACCTGATTTTTTTGACAGTGCCCTTTGCGATAGTTTCTGTCTGTCGCGTGCAGCCATAAGTTTGCCTACAATCTCCATGATGATATAATCCATTGGATCTTCTTGTTTTAATTCTTCTCGGAGATCGTTAAACGTCTTCACCTGCTTCACCTCCTAGCATAATTACAATAATATGATCCATTATTCCTTCTCGAAAATCGTGAAATTTCTTCATCGCCTAAACCTCCCTGAACATTAAATAGGTATTCCTAATTAGATCGGTCTCTGAGCGCGATTTTCATTTTAAACGTACCGGCGATCTAGTCGCGGGCGTCACTCGCATAAATAGTCTTACTTAATTCTTTCAGCCAGTTTATTTCATCAACAGGGGTTTTGTTTTTCTTCTTTCTAAATTGGTTGATTAACACGATGGAGCCACCGGCATAATAAAAAAATTAAATTCTACTCGTTATAAGATAATGGAACAAAATAAATTACAATTTACGCAGAAACAAATATTAGCGTAGTCAACATACGTAGACTCCTGCGGCAAAGAAATCACGACGAAGTTCTCTTGAGTCGATGATACACTTGTGCCCTTTAGGGTGGAACAGCGCGAGCTGAAGATCCCGCAGGAAAGCAAGACTCCGAGGAAGCTGAAGCCGTGCCCGGCGGCATAGAAAACACGAGGAGGTCTTCTCGAGTCGATGTTGCACTTGTACCCGTAGGGTGCAAGCGAAGTATTTTGACGTAGCGGTTCGTCATCACGTATGACAGCGAAACAAAGCAATTTCTATCACTTACACAAACCAAGCTGCTCCATTAAAGCAAGCTTCCTTCTAACGTTTTCATTCCATAGAAATACCCTTGTTTGTTCATTAGGTCTTGATAGGAACCGTGCTCAATAATCGTCCCGTGATCCATAACGATAATTTGGTCCATGGCTTCTAAACTTTTTAAGCGATGACTGACGAGTACCAACGTATCTTGCGCAGCTTGTTCAAAGATGTGCTGGTAAATATGCTGCTCGGTTTCTGCATCTAGTGAGGAAGTAGGCTCATCTAATATCCACAGATGTCCTTTTTTTAACAACGCACGCGCAATGGCTAGGCGCTGTTTTTCACCACCAGAGAGGTTTTCACCATTTTCCAATACGTGATCTTGGAGCGAAAAATGCCCAAGCTTCACATGTTCTAACGCCGATGTCATTTGTTCGTCCGTGAGATTTTCATCAACTAGCAACAGATTCTCCCGAATTGTCCCGTAGAACATATGATTTTCTTGCTGGACAACCTTTGCCTGCCTCCAGATGGCTTCACTTGCTACCGTTGACGTATCATGCTCGTTCCAAAACACGTGACCGGCTTGTCCTTGTTGAAGCTTCAACACGAGCTGAAGTAAAGTGGACTTGCCAGACCCGCTCGCTCCTACAATCGCCGTTTTAGACCCAGCAGGTATCTTAAGTGAAAGGTTAGAAATCGTTGGTCGCCACTCCTCCATATAGGAGAAGCGAACCCCGTCAAAGGCAACCTCAGGAGCAGTGTCCGGTAAAGAGTTGATGGATGTTTCACTGGTCACTTGAATGTCCGGATCCTCCATGACATCATATAAGCGCTTAGACGCATCACGACTTTCCTGCAGATAAATCGGAAAGACGGCCATTGGTGCAGCCGGTTCGAAAACAGTGAGTGATATCATCACCAACATCGCAAGAAGGATGCCATCTAACGTACCTTGCGTGACTAAATACGCACCTACAGCCAACACGAGCCAACTGATCATAAACGTTATAAACCCATTGACCGATTGCGTGTACACTTTATTAATATTTTCGTTTCTCTGGTTCTTTATATACGTTTCGGATTGACTCAATAGTTGCGAGCGCCTTGTTTGTAATTGCTGAAACAGCTTTAATTCTCGAAACCCAAACATCACTTCGGTAATGTCTGTCGATAACTTGCCGCGTTCCTGTCTTACTCTTCCATTAATCTTCACCTGCCGCAGTGAAAACAGTGCAGGAACGACAATGGTTGTTAGTAAAAAACCAACGAACAAAATAACCGCAATTGCCACAGAATAGAAGCTTGTAAAGAAAATCGTACTAACAAAAACGAGCAATAACACAAGTGGCGGATAAAAAACGCGCAAAAAGAAATGTTGCAAGCTCTCTACATCACCAACGACGCGACCTAGTAAATCACCACTGCGATATTTGTGAAAGACAGTTGGCACAAGACCGGCCAGTCTTTCAAAAAACGATACGCGTAAATGACTTAGAATCCCAAAGGTCGCACGATGCGAATAAAATCGTTCCCCAAATTTTGCCCCGGCTTTAATAAAACCTAAAAGCTTCACCGTCGAAGTCAAAATGATTAACGTAAAAAAAGGAGGCGTTAAGGCAGCTTTTGAAATGAGATAGCCACTGGCAGCAAACAGACCGACACTGCTAATCCCAGCAATGAAACCAAACAGAATGGAAAAGGTGATTTCCTTTTTCTCAATAAGCATCAGCTTGATGACGTTCAGAAGAGCACTCATACGTCCACCCCTCCTTGTTGAATCGTAACCATCTGTCGATAGGCTGGTAGACTTGCCAACAATTCTTGATGTGTGCCAACCGCTCGCAACTGACCCTTTTCCATAAAAAGAATTTGGTCAGCCGTTTTTATCGTGTGGAGGCGATGGGCCACGACAATAACGGTTGCCGTCTCATTTAACTTCTCGATCGACTGCTGCAATATTTTTTCCGTGGCTAAATCGAGTCCGCGTGTTGGTTCATCAAGTAAAACGATTGTCGGCTTTTTAAGGAACGCACGCGCAATCGATATCCGCTGCTTCTCACCACTTGAAAGGCCTCTCCCTGCTTCGCCAATCTTCGTCTGGTACTTGTTCTCCAACGATTGGATAAGCGGGTCAATGCCTGCTAGTTTCGCTGCCTCATGAAGGACTGCTTCCTCCGCGGATTCAGATGTTTCCATCGCTATATTTTCAGCAATAGTCCCGGCAAAGATATAGGGATTTTGTGAAATGTAAGCGAGCTGACGTAGCCATGAAGCTTCTGAATAAGACGATCGCTTTTCTTGATTTACAGTAATAACTCCTTGATCAGGCGTCATCATTCCTGCTAACAAGTGAAGCATCGTTGTTTTTCCTGAGCCGCTCGCACCAACGATGGCAATTTTTTGCTTTGGAAAGAAGGTTGCATTCGAAGCTTGTAAGCTAAATTCGCTGTCTGGATAAGAAAACCTTAAGCTGTCTAGCTTTATCGTTGGAGGCGCCTCCTGCTTGAGCCATTCTTTCTGCCCCCAATGACTTGCGTTGTCTTGTTCATCAAACTCCTCTAACACTTTTTTCGCTGCACCCATACTGCTTCTGCCATTATGAAATGTTGTCCCAAGTTCCTTTAATGACGTATAAAATTCAGGGACTAAAACTAAAATCACAAATGCGGTAAAAAAGGAGATGCTCTCATAAATAATCAGCTGAATCGCTAGTTCAAGGGCAACGAGACCAATACTAAGCATAGAAATCAGCTCGAGCGCGAACGATTGCGTGAAGGCTATTTTTAAAATCTCCATCGTCGTATCGCGAAAGCTATGACTGCTTTTCTCTATTTCATCTTTTTGTTGGTTTGTTCGGGAAAATAGTTTTAACGACACGAGGCCTTTCATCGTATCTAAGAAGGTGCCAGAAAAGGATGCTAAGGTTTCTAGCTTTTCTTCCGCTTTTTTTTGTGTCTTTATCCCAATCACG
This portion of the Aureibacillus halotolerans genome encodes:
- a CDS encoding ABC transporter substrate-binding protein, with protein sequence MRKLKFCFLFLVLSIFVLSGCTGGGSLTTQNVQDNPPSEPSDTGTEEAPVEGEATKSEGEGTELTSDPSLAGEVTFWSFSDDIYDDIVTEFNKVYPNIKVKVVILEFGELHDKLQTTLAAGQGAPDLVQVETNQFPRYVTGGLLVDFLQEPYNAGRYQDQVSEYTWERWKSLDGKQLLGMPWDVTPGVFYYRADIFEQMGLPSEPEALGEFIQDKENFMMAAQTLAANGKFILEWRDLPVNHYGDQVGYFDSEFNWLRNDERTAELLDYVKRGTQVGWAAQMSGLGSDEGRQLIKQGKLVAVQNGSWAARDLKKQFPEQEGQWRATRMPLGVSVGLGGSTFVMPSQSQNKEAAWAFNEWMTTSEDAWKIFVERSVQPSWKHITSLDWYKSHTNPYLGGQLDFELYDTLDDAIPVRRYTPLDGKGWPIYIEGIHKAIDENVDSKTILQQIEDNVHKQLGADIQELKASIGQ
- the chrA gene encoding chromate efflux transporter; its protein translation is MTNRKDEARITCKSYWLLFLVSLKLGLTSFGGPTAHLGYFHESYVRRKQWLDETLYAHLVALAQFLPGPASSQVGMAIGIHRAGLFGGLVAFLGFTMPSVILLIAFAYMYEGISLANAGWIHGLKLVAAAIVAHAILGMAKTLAPDRSRQLLLLVALGVVLLWQTIWTQLIVIVLAALFGLLFLKTDQTQQAQKPFGAGVSKKMGAALLTLFFLLLFLLPLASQATDWKWLAMVDSFYRSGALVFGGGHVVLPLLEEAFVPTNWVSEDAFLAGYGAAQAVPGPLFTFASYLGTVMGGWTWGLMATAAIFLPAFLLVAGALPFSAHMQHSKLRGAVLGMNAAVVGLLVAAFFQPIWQTTVETTQDFLLFAVLFVMVAVWKWAPWIVVCMGIIGGWVLPYF
- a CDS encoding helix-turn-helix domain-containing protein, with protein sequence MKTFNDLREELKQEDPMDYIIMEIVGKLMAARDRQKLSQRALSKKSGIPQKTISRIETGKDIPQLKTLLKLASALGLELTMIDSNVKKEHSATLI
- the cydC gene encoding thiol reductant ABC exporter subunit CydC, whose translation is MSALLNVIKLMLIEKKEITFSILFGFIAGISSVGLFAASGYLISKAALTPPFFTLIILTSTVKLLGFIKAGAKFGERFYSHRATFGILSHLRVSFFERLAGLVPTVFHKYRSGDLLGRVVGDVESLQHFFLRVFYPPLVLLLVFVSTIFFTSFYSVAIAVILFVGFLLTTIVVPALFSLRQVKINGRVRQERGKLSTDITEVMFGFRELKLFQQLQTRRSQLLSQSETYIKNQRNENINKVYTQSVNGFITFMISWLVLAVGAYLVTQGTLDGILLAMLVMISLTVFEPAAPMAVFPIYLQESRDASKRLYDVMEDPDIQVTSETSINSLPDTAPEVAFDGVRFSYMEEWRPTISNLSLKIPAGSKTAIVGASGSGKSTLLQLVLKLQQGQAGHVFWNEHDTSTVASEAIWRQAKVVQQENHMFYGTIRENLLLVDENLTDEQMTSALEHVKLGHFSLQDHVLENGENLSGGEKQRLAIARALLKKGHLWILDEPTSSLDAETEQHIYQHIFEQAAQDTLVLVSHRLKSLEAMDQIIVMDHGTIIEHGSYQDLMNKQGYFYGMKTLEGSLL
- the cydD gene encoding thiol reductant ABC exporter subunit CydD — encoded protein: MQSLKKTVMMHKKSIYMLLVLTVFLGFAIIAQAFLMTDIIDGVFLKDQPFAAMIPLLLWLLLVLFVRACSDYLSKRIGVSLASRVKRDVRKHLLSKYASQSVALAEKGQTGKKVSMLLDGVDEMDSFYSQFIPQVMQSAFVPLLALIVIFTQHLNSGMILLVSAPFIPIYMIVIGIKTQKKAEEKLETLASFSGTFLDTMKGLVSLKLFSRTNQQKDEIEKSSHSFRDTTMEILKIAFTQSFALELISMLSIGLVALELAIQLIIYESISFFTAFVILVLVPEFYTSLKELGTTFHNGRSSMGAAKKVLEEFDEQDNASHWGQKEWLKQEAPPTIKLDSLRFSYPDSEFSLQASNATFFPKQKIAIVGASGSGKTTMLHLLAGMMTPDQGVITVNQEKRSSYSEASWLRQLAYISQNPYIFAGTIAENIAMETSESAEEAVLHEAAKLAGIDPLIQSLENKYQTKIGEAGRGLSSGEKQRISIARAFLKKPTIVLLDEPTRGLDLATEKILQQSIEKLNETATVIVVAHRLHTIKTADQILFMEKGQLRAVGTHQELLASLPAYRQMVTIQQGGVDV